One stretch of Deinococcus taeanensis DNA includes these proteins:
- a CDS encoding ABC transporter substrate-binding protein, translated as MIKVDWRVHRRIGLTLGVLGALATATPGVAQTAATYGLKAGKPYAGTELKFLICCATAGQFAQMIKLTGEGSEFQKLTGITVKWENTPYEALQQKILVEATTGSTYDVVAWVDAWGAAFKNQLLPLNSRIAADKINMKDYPSAYIEASSDGNNIVGLPFRGHPLVLFYRKDVFNELKLKVPTTWQDVVKTAAVIQEKKPGMTGLSTMYGVSAGQNLFNWTSMLWGNGGDILDKAGRPVFNNPKGVQATQFYIDILRKNKVTNPAATTFAEPESSSELLQGRAAMWVGWWWYWARFSDPKAVTPAVLNNIGFAPAPGWAGGKTQNYALIWPLGIFKNSKNPDAAWEFVKYVTNTEVQKKVAANRSVPAEADNTIVTFSGMNDARVNAANGGIPKVGGQALRTARTLPQVRTWAEIQSVLEVGINQMATGANVKATLDRMARDVDAIQKRAGYYK; from the coding sequence ATGATCAAGGTAGATTGGAGAGTTCATCGGCGCATCGGACTTACCCTGGGCGTGCTGGGGGCGCTGGCCACCGCCACACCCGGCGTCGCGCAGACCGCCGCCACCTACGGCCTCAAGGCCGGAAAGCCCTACGCCGGCACCGAACTGAAATTCCTGATCTGCTGCGCCACCGCCGGTCAGTTCGCCCAGATGATCAAACTCACGGGCGAAGGCAGCGAATTCCAGAAACTCACCGGCATCACCGTCAAGTGGGAAAACACGCCCTACGAGGCGCTGCAGCAGAAGATCCTGGTGGAAGCCACCACCGGCAGCACCTACGACGTGGTCGCCTGGGTGGACGCCTGGGGCGCCGCGTTCAAAAACCAGCTGCTGCCCCTGAACAGCCGCATCGCCGCCGACAAGATCAACATGAAGGACTACCCGAGCGCCTACATCGAGGCGTCCTCCGACGGCAACAACATCGTCGGCCTGCCCTTCCGCGGCCACCCGCTCGTGCTGTTCTACCGCAAAGACGTCTTCAACGAACTCAAACTCAAGGTTCCCACCACCTGGCAGGACGTGGTCAAGACCGCCGCGGTGATCCAGGAGAAAAAACCCGGCATGACCGGCCTGTCCACCATGTACGGCGTCAGCGCCGGCCAGAACCTCTTCAACTGGACGAGCATGCTCTGGGGCAACGGCGGCGACATTCTCGACAAGGCGGGGCGCCCGGTGTTCAACAACCCCAAAGGCGTCCAGGCCACGCAGTTCTACATCGACATCCTGCGCAAGAACAAAGTCACCAACCCGGCCGCCACGACCTTCGCCGAGCCCGAATCCTCCTCCGAGCTCCTGCAGGGGCGCGCCGCGATGTGGGTGGGCTGGTGGTGGTACTGGGCGCGCTTCTCCGACCCCAAAGCCGTGACGCCCGCCGTGCTGAACAACATCGGCTTCGCGCCCGCACCCGGCTGGGCCGGCGGCAAGACCCAGAACTACGCCCTGATCTGGCCGCTGGGCATCTTCAAGAACTCCAAGAACCCCGACGCCGCCTGGGAGTTCGTCAAGTACGTGACGAACACCGAAGTGCAGAAGAAAGTCGCCGCCAACCGCAGCGTTCCCGCCGAGGCCGACAACACCATCGTGACGTTCTCCGGCATGAACGACGCCAGGGTCAACGCGGCCAACGGCGGCATCCCCAAAGTCGGCGGGCAGGCGCTGCGCACCGCGCGCACCCTCCCGCAGGTGCGCACCTGGGCCGAGATCCAGAGCGTCCTAGAAGTCGGCATCAACCAGATGGCCACCGGCGCCAACGTGAAAGCCACGCTCGACCGCATGGCCCGGGACGTGGACGCCATTCAGAAACGGGCCGGCTACTACAAGTGA
- a CDS encoding cupin domain-containing protein: MTSEPPAAPAPPQEDLGIMTGHVVRFRDLKTRPIPLMFIDSILPGHQRHNYAVIGDTAAENDAYAPFITSPHGFQIGMVRARQGNGPAYHTHDYIESFLPLRGRWRFYWGQSADKIDGETILEEFDYITLPPQVWRGFECIDEGESWIFAVLEKHEAYEGKDPYWAPDVIRRAREYGFEASDTGKMIKPDNFAELEQQMLRQFGDD, translated from the coding sequence ATGACATCCGAACCCCCCGCCGCGCCCGCTCCGCCCCAGGAAGACCTCGGGATCATGACCGGCCACGTGGTCCGCTTCCGCGACCTGAAAACCCGGCCGATCCCCCTGATGTTCATCGACTCGATCCTCCCCGGCCACCAGCGCCACAACTACGCCGTGATCGGCGACACGGCCGCCGAGAACGACGCCTACGCGCCCTTCATCACCTCACCGCACGGCTTTCAGATCGGCATGGTCCGCGCCCGTCAGGGCAACGGCCCGGCCTACCACACGCACGACTACATCGAGTCGTTCCTGCCGCTGCGGGGCCGCTGGCGCTTCTACTGGGGCCAGAGCGCCGACAAGATCGACGGGGAAACCATCCTGGAGGAATTCGACTACATCACCCTCCCGCCCCAGGTCTGGCGCGGCTTCGAATGCATCGACGAGGGCGAAAGCTGGATCTTTGCCGTGCTCGAGAAACACGAGGCGTACGAAGGCAAGGACCCCTACTGGGCGCCGGACGTAATCCGCCGCGCCCGCGAGTACGGCTTCGAGGCCAGCGACACCGGCAAGATGATCAAACCCGACAACTTCGCCGAACTCGAGCAGCAGATGCTCCGGCAGTTCGGCGACGACTGA
- a CDS encoding alpha/beta fold hydrolase: protein MRTLLLPGTLCDAALWAGVTLPPGAHAAPALRGRTLAEAAAACAAACSGPLHVVGFSLGAIVAFELLRRWPARVQRLTLISANPLAPTGAQLAAWAAQEAAVHARPDGFDSVARQLAAAAGPHAAAAVLDMARRVGPAAFLEQLALLRARPDSRPALQAFTGPLTLLVGGADPITPPDLSHAAAACAPHAAVTVVPGAGHYLPLDAPGAVTAHLRAWTYA, encoded by the coding sequence ATGCGCACGCTGCTGCTGCCCGGCACGCTGTGCGACGCGGCCCTGTGGGCCGGCGTGACCCTCCCGCCCGGCGCGCACGCCGCCCCGGCCCTGCGCGGCCGCACACTCGCCGAAGCGGCCGCGGCCTGCGCGGCGGCCTGCAGCGGCCCCCTGCACGTGGTGGGTTTCTCCCTGGGCGCCATCGTCGCGTTCGAACTGCTGCGCCGCTGGCCCGCACGCGTGCAGCGCCTGACCCTGATCAGCGCCAACCCCCTGGCCCCCACCGGCGCGCAGCTCGCCGCCTGGGCCGCGCAGGAAGCCGCCGTCCACGCCCGCCCGGACGGCTTCGACTCCGTCGCCCGGCAGCTTGCCGCCGCCGCCGGCCCGCACGCCGCCGCCGCCGTCCTGGACATGGCCCGGCGCGTCGGCCCCGCCGCCTTCCTGGAGCAGCTCGCGCTGCTGCGCGCCCGGCCCGACAGCCGCCCGGCGCTGCAGGCCTTCACCGGGCCGCTGACGCTGCTCGTGGGCGGCGCCGACCCCATCACCCCGCCGGACCTCAGTCACGCCGCCGCGGCGTGCGCGCCGCACGCGGCCGTCACCGTGGTCCCCGGCGCCGGCCACTACCTGCCGCTCGACGCGCCGGGCGCCGTCACGGCGCACCTGCGAGCGTGGACCTATGCCTGA
- a CDS encoding HpcH/HpaI aldolase family protein has translation MPESAVRRLQRGEAVLNGWLHLPGGVSAEVMGRAGYETLTVDLQHGLIGDGGLVPTLQAIAATGAAPFVRVPGLHPPDLMRALDAGAAGVICPLIDTPAQAAALVHACRYPPLGGRSFGPTRARLVYGDEYAAAADTGVLVFAMIETARALENLEAIAQTPGLSGVYVGPGDLSLSLTGAATLDFRLGETAAAVARAAQVTARHGRIPGIFTQGGDLARHALKLGYRFVTAGSDFALLSAAARGVLTDLGAAASPASSLY, from the coding sequence ATGCCTGAGTCCGCCGTCCGGCGCCTGCAGCGCGGCGAGGCGGTCCTGAACGGCTGGCTGCACCTGCCCGGCGGCGTGAGCGCCGAAGTGATGGGCCGCGCCGGGTACGAAACGCTGACGGTGGACCTGCAGCACGGCCTGATCGGCGACGGCGGCCTGGTGCCCACGCTGCAGGCCATCGCCGCCACAGGCGCGGCGCCCTTCGTGCGGGTGCCGGGGCTGCACCCGCCGGACCTGATGCGCGCCCTCGACGCCGGGGCGGCCGGCGTGATCTGCCCGCTGATCGACACGCCGGCGCAGGCCGCCGCGCTCGTGCACGCCTGCCGGTACCCGCCGCTCGGCGGGCGCTCCTTCGGCCCGACCCGCGCCCGCCTGGTGTACGGCGACGAGTACGCCGCCGCGGCAGACACCGGCGTGCTGGTGTTCGCCATGATCGAAACCGCGCGCGCCCTGGAGAACCTGGAGGCCATCGCGCAGACCCCGGGCCTCAGCGGCGTGTACGTGGGCCCCGGTGACCTGAGCCTCAGCCTGACCGGCGCCGCCACCCTCGATTTCCGCCTCGGCGAGACGGCCGCGGCCGTCGCCCGCGCCGCGCAGGTGACGGCCAGACACGGCCGGATCCCCGGCATCTTCACGCAGGGCGGCGACCTCGCGCGGCACGCCCTGAAGCTCGGGTACCGCTTTGTGACCGCCGGCTCCGACTTCGCCCTGCTTTCCGCGGCGGCCCGCGGCGTTCTGACCGACCTCGGCGCCGCCGCTTCGCCCGCTTCGTCCCTGTACTGA
- the hisD gene encoding histidinol dehydrogenase: MARILKAGMNADTQLSINETVQQTVRGIIADVRARGDEALREYSQAFDRWNPAQFRLSAAQIEALVAQVPAEQLDSIRFSLEQVRTFAQAQRASIHDVEIETLPGVTLGHRVLPVNSVACYVPGGRYPMIASAIMSVATARVAGVQRVVAVTPPKDGQPYPATVATMHLAGADEIYIMGGVQALAALALGTGSVAPVDMLVGPGNAYVAEAKRQLFGQVGIDLLAGPTETLVIADDSVDAEMVATDLLGQAEHGTNSPAVLLTTSEQLAHDVAAEVQRQLGVLRTGEVAAQAWRDYGQIILAADDDEMVRLADEIASEHVQVLTRDPDYFLTRMTNYGSLFLGPETNVAYGDKTIGTNHILPTGRAARYTGGLWVGKFLKTVTYQRATREASVLIGRHCSVICGVEGFAGHQRQADLRVERYGAAVPVGADG, translated from the coding sequence ATGGCCCGCATTCTGAAAGCCGGTATGAACGCCGACACCCAGCTGAGCATCAACGAAACCGTGCAGCAGACCGTCCGCGGCATCATCGCGGACGTGCGCGCGCGCGGCGACGAGGCGCTGCGCGAGTACTCGCAGGCCTTCGACCGCTGGAACCCCGCGCAGTTCCGCCTGAGCGCCGCGCAGATCGAGGCGCTCGTGGCGCAGGTGCCGGCCGAGCAGCTCGACTCCATCCGCTTCAGCCTGGAGCAGGTGCGCACCTTCGCGCAGGCGCAGCGCGCGTCGATTCACGACGTGGAAATCGAAACCCTGCCCGGCGTCACGCTCGGCCACCGGGTGCTGCCGGTCAATTCGGTGGCGTGCTACGTGCCCGGCGGGCGCTACCCGATGATCGCCTCGGCCATCATGAGCGTCGCCACCGCCAGGGTGGCCGGCGTGCAGCGTGTGGTGGCCGTCACGCCGCCCAAGGACGGTCAGCCGTACCCGGCCACGGTGGCCACCATGCACCTCGCCGGCGCGGACGAGATCTACATCATGGGCGGCGTGCAGGCGCTCGCGGCGCTCGCGCTGGGCACCGGCAGCGTCGCGCCGGTGGACATGCTCGTCGGCCCCGGCAACGCCTACGTGGCCGAAGCCAAGCGGCAGCTGTTCGGGCAGGTGGGCATCGACCTGCTCGCCGGGCCCACCGAAACGCTGGTGATCGCCGACGACTCGGTCGACGCGGAGATGGTCGCCACCGACCTGCTCGGGCAGGCCGAGCACGGCACCAACTCCCCGGCGGTGCTGCTCACCACTTCCGAGCAGCTGGCGCACGACGTCGCGGCCGAGGTGCAGCGGCAGCTGGGCGTGCTGCGCACCGGCGAGGTGGCCGCGCAGGCCTGGCGGGACTACGGGCAGATCATCCTCGCGGCCGACGACGACGAGATGGTACGCCTCGCCGACGAGATCGCCTCGGAGCACGTGCAGGTGCTCACCCGCGACCCGGACTACTTCCTGACGCGCATGACCAATTACGGCTCGTTGTTTCTCGGCCCCGAAACCAACGTCGCGTACGGCGACAAGACCATCGGCACCAACCACATCCTCCCGACCGGCCGCGCGGCGCGCTACACCGGCGGCCTGTGGGTGGGCAAGTTCCTCAAGACCGTCACGTACCAGCGCGCCACGCGCGAAGCGTCGGTCCTGATCGGCCGGCACTGCTCGGTGATCTGCGGGGTCGAGGGCTTCGCCGGCCACCAGCGGCAAGCCGACCTGCGTGTCGAACGCTACGGCGCGGCCGTGCCCGTCGGAGCGGACGGCTGA
- a CDS encoding LacI family DNA-binding transcriptional regulator, which yields MTRPPSSVTAASQRVTSLDVSREAGVSQSAVSRAFTPGASISPDTRRRVLEAARRLGYQPNAIARSLVTQRSGIVALIVGELHNPFYPQALTQFAQALEARGKRALLLTHDTRRDVQDTLDAARSYQIEAAIVFPTRLNAAPPSLGKLDEGGVPVLLFNRHLPGHQLLSVACDNYAGGRLAAQVLLDAGARRPAFIGGDPDTSTHQDRLRGFTERLAEAGVRPVATPARAFQYDWGVQATLHLDAAGDRPDAFFGANDIVTIGILDALRTLGRRVPQEVSVIGFDNIDESARLAYRLTTIGQPLAAMVEDALRALEDPQPGEGPRLHAPELIWRDTVAGRRP from the coding sequence ATGACCCGCCCTCCGTCCAGCGTCACCGCCGCGTCCCAGCGCGTCACGTCCCTCGACGTGTCGCGTGAAGCCGGCGTCTCCCAGTCGGCCGTTTCACGCGCGTTCACCCCGGGGGCGTCCATCAGCCCCGACACCCGGCGCCGGGTGCTCGAAGCGGCCCGGCGCCTGGGCTACCAGCCCAACGCGATCGCCCGCTCGCTGGTCACCCAGCGCAGCGGCATCGTCGCCCTGATCGTCGGCGAACTGCACAACCCGTTCTACCCGCAGGCCCTGACGCAGTTCGCCCAGGCGCTCGAGGCGCGCGGCAAGCGCGCGCTGCTCCTGACACACGACACCCGGCGCGACGTGCAGGACACCCTGGACGCCGCGCGGTCGTACCAGATCGAGGCGGCCATCGTCTTTCCCACCCGCCTGAACGCCGCGCCGCCGAGCCTGGGCAAGCTCGACGAGGGCGGCGTCCCGGTGCTGCTGTTCAACCGGCATCTGCCCGGACATCAGCTGCTGTCGGTGGCGTGCGACAACTACGCCGGCGGGCGGCTCGCCGCGCAGGTGCTGCTGGACGCCGGCGCCCGGCGCCCCGCGTTCATCGGCGGGGACCCCGACACCTCCACCCACCAGGACCGCCTGCGGGGCTTCACCGAGCGGCTCGCCGAAGCGGGCGTGCGGCCGGTGGCCACGCCCGCACGCGCGTTCCAGTACGACTGGGGCGTGCAGGCCACCCTGCACCTCGACGCGGCCGGCGACCGGCCCGACGCGTTTTTCGGCGCCAACGACATCGTTACGATCGGGATCCTCGACGCCCTGCGGACACTGGGGCGGCGGGTGCCGCAGGAGGTCAGCGTGATCGGCTTTGACAACATCGACGAATCGGCCCGGCTGGCGTACCGCCTGACCACCATCGGTCAGCCGCTGGCCGCCATGGTGGAAGACGCCCTGCGCGCCCTGGAGGACCCCCAGCCGGGCGAAGGCCCCCGGCTGCACGCCCCTGAACTGATCTGGCGCGACACGGTGGCGGGGCGCCGGCCGTGA
- a CDS encoding SDR family NAD(P)-dependent oxidoreductase — protein MSGPGSELSGQVALVTGGSGGIGSAICEVLAGAGAAVLVGYAGHPERAGALVAALPGGGHRALRVPVDDSAALALAAADVQASEGRLDLLVNNAGVTTPVPHADLDGLSDEWIDTILRVNVRGPFACARAFAPLLRLGGRGVIVNISSVAAVTGLGSNVAYCASKAALDSMTRSLGRALAPDIRVLSVSPGWVDGEYAARMPADLIAAQAARTPLGRIARPQEVARAVLAAAAVLTFSTGAVIPVDGGRPLDRA, from the coding sequence GTGAGCGGCCCAGGCAGTGAACTGAGCGGCCAGGTGGCGCTGGTCACCGGCGGAAGCGGCGGCATCGGCAGCGCCATCTGCGAGGTGCTGGCCGGCGCGGGGGCCGCCGTGCTGGTCGGGTACGCCGGGCACCCCGAACGCGCCGGCGCGCTCGTAGCCGCGCTGCCGGGCGGCGGGCACCGCGCGCTGCGCGTGCCGGTGGACGACTCAGCGGCGCTGGCGCTGGCCGCCGCGGACGTGCAGGCCAGCGAGGGGCGGCTCGACCTGCTCGTGAACAACGCCGGCGTCACCACCCCGGTGCCGCACGCGGACCTCGACGGCCTGAGTGACGAGTGGATCGACACGATTCTGCGCGTCAACGTCCGCGGGCCGTTCGCGTGCGCGCGGGCGTTCGCGCCGCTGCTGCGCCTCGGGGGACGCGGCGTGATCGTGAATATCTCCTCGGTGGCGGCCGTCACCGGCCTGGGCTCCAACGTCGCCTACTGCGCGTCCAAAGCCGCGCTCGACTCCATGACGCGCTCGCTGGGCCGCGCCCTGGCGCCGGACATCCGCGTGCTGAGCGTCTCGCCCGGCTGGGTGGACGGCGAATACGCCGCCCGGATGCCCGCCGACCTGATCGCCGCGCAGGCGGCGCGCACCCCGCTCGGGCGCATCGCGCGGCCCCAGGAGGTCGCGCGCGCGGTGCTGGCCGCCGCGGCCGTGCTGACCTTCAGCACCGGCGCCGTGATTCCCGTCGACGGCGGCCGGCCCCTCGACCGGGCCTGA
- a CDS encoding VC0807 family protein — translation MNAALRRHVLRLTFGLILPLMILSPNLFWTNFSVAASLGGGSTGAVRAYLLAALLPAAYELGDALIRRDRSLHSLYSVGTGVLSGALAFWFVDGFWYAFKTSVDLLLQGLLFLASALAGVALIKPLAIDGLLQQGAPASRQKLEEALRHPGMARAYRLSGLMIGSSKLVVGCLRVFVTCHVVTAAFGTEAFNAQVALLCAGFFPLTLLMGGLTVAPAVLMLERTLKDIHGQEVSLLRPEQPAWQPAPAT, via the coding sequence ATGAACGCCGCGCTGCGCCGGCATGTCCTCCGTCTGACCTTTGGTCTGATTCTTCCCCTGATGATCCTGAGCCCCAACCTGTTCTGGACCAACTTCAGCGTGGCTGCCTCTCTGGGGGGCGGCTCAACGGGCGCGGTGCGCGCTTACCTGCTGGCCGCCCTGCTGCCCGCGGCGTACGAACTGGGTGACGCCCTGATCCGCCGCGACCGCTCCCTCCATTCACTGTATTCGGTGGGCACCGGCGTCCTGAGCGGCGCCCTGGCGTTCTGGTTCGTGGACGGCTTCTGGTACGCCTTCAAGACCAGTGTGGATCTCTTGCTTCAGGGCCTGCTGTTCCTGGCCAGTGCACTGGCCGGCGTGGCCCTGATCAAACCGCTGGCCATCGACGGTCTGCTTCAGCAGGGTGCTCCGGCGTCCCGTCAGAAGCTGGAGGAGGCGTTGAGGCACCCCGGCATGGCGCGGGCGTACCGGTTGAGCGGCCTGATGATCGGCAGCTCGAAACTGGTGGTCGGCTGCCTCAGGGTGTTCGTCACCTGCCACGTCGTAACCGCTGCGTTCGGCACCGAGGCCTTTAACGCGCAGGTCGCCCTCCTGTGCGCCGGGTTCTTCCCGCTGACCCTGCTGATGGGTGGGCTCACGGTCGCCCCCGCGGTGCTGATGCTGGAGCGCACCCTCAAAGACATTCACGGCCAGGAGGTCAGCTTGCTGCGCCCGGAGCAACCCGCGTGGCAACCTGCGCCGGCCACCTGA
- a CDS encoding ATP-binding protein, which translates to MSFPPTSPLPRQECAPLLLVVSGLPASGKTHLGTHLAHTLHLPLVTKDEYKMRLHDHLPDLTRAQAGPLSFALL; encoded by the coding sequence GTGAGCTTCCCTCCAACGTCACCGCTGCCCAGGCAAGAGTGCGCTCCGCTGCTGCTGGTGGTCTCCGGCCTTCCGGCCTCAGGGAAGACCCACCTGGGCACCCACCTGGCCCACACCCTTCACCTGCCCCTGGTCACCAAGGACGAGTACAAGATGCGCCTGCATGACCACCTGCCGGACCTCACGCGGGCCCAGGCGGGGCCTCTGAGCTTCGCGCTGCTGTGA
- a CDS encoding ATP-binding protein has translation MTAGGSLIVETHFYRPTSEEHLLDLARTHQARLAQIYCQAPLPELKRRHAQRVASRRRPHIDLPFDHEDLPPEACWAPLALRAPLLLLDTTQAECFDRAVTWVKAQATPRFLES, from the coding sequence CTGACCGCAGGCGGGAGCCTCATCGTCGAAACCCATTTCTATCGCCCCACGAGCGAAGAGCACCTGCTCGACCTGGCCCGCACCCACCAGGCCCGCCTCGCTCAGATTTATTGTCAGGCGCCGTTGCCGGAACTCAAGCGGCGGCATGCCCAGCGCGTCGCCTCCAGGAGGAGGCCGCACATCGACCTGCCGTTTGACCATGAGGACCTGCCGCCTGAAGCGTGCTGGGCGCCGTTGGCCCTGCGTGCTCCTTTGCTCCTTCTGGATACGACGCAGGCGGAGTGTTTCGACCGGGCTGTGACCTGGGTCAAGGCCCAGGCGACCCCGCGTTTCCTTGAATCCTGA
- a CDS encoding TetR/AcrR family transcriptional regulator has translation MARYGSHHAQATREKILNAAALSFKAEGLNTVGIGRLMGQAGLTHGGFYAHFRSKDALVQETLARSLRATSTTLLQAASQTPPYGLGGVIRSYVSRQHRDQPESAASCVLPALAAEIARQAPEVRNAFTTTLMELIGELSALSPADSPAARRAEVLPLLCGMVGAVMLARAVTDPDLSDAILKTTRERLTAQLSAGVPRST, from the coding sequence ATGGCCCGTTACGGCAGTCACCACGCCCAGGCCACGCGCGAGAAGATCCTGAACGCCGCGGCCCTGTCATTCAAAGCCGAGGGCCTCAACACCGTCGGCATCGGGCGCCTGATGGGTCAGGCCGGCCTCACCCACGGCGGGTTCTACGCCCACTTCCGCAGCAAGGACGCCCTGGTGCAGGAAACGCTGGCCCGCAGCCTGCGCGCCACCTCCACCACCCTCCTGCAGGCCGCCAGTCAGACCCCGCCGTACGGGCTGGGCGGCGTGATTCGCAGCTACGTCAGCCGGCAGCACCGCGACCAGCCCGAATCGGCGGCCAGCTGCGTGCTGCCCGCCCTGGCCGCCGAAATCGCCCGGCAGGCCCCCGAGGTGCGAAACGCTTTCACCACGACCCTGATGGAACTGATCGGCGAGCTGTCCGCCCTCTCGCCAGCGGATAGTCCGGCGGCCCGGCGCGCCGAGGTGCTGCCTCTGCTCTGCGGCATGGTGGGCGCCGTCATGCTGGCCCGCGCCGTGACCGACCCGGACCTCAGCGACGCCATCCTCAAGACCACCCGTGAGCGCCTGACGGCGCAGCTCAGCGCGGGCGTCCCCCGCAGCACCTGA
- a CDS encoding PaaI family thioesterase — protein MTHLTSPDAPPAQDSAPEGARQRTYTWSDPLIGAEAARQLSGLEYLRGMVRGAYPGPPIADSLDFALAREEDIEDGRVTFRMTPREFHYNPIGSVHGGVFATLLDSALGCAIHTRLPAGVGYTTLELKVNYVRPLLAGMGEVRAVGEVLSVSRQVATAQARLLDANDKLYAHATTTCLILRPQKSAP, from the coding sequence ATGACCCACCTCACCTCTCCCGACGCCCCCCCCGCCCAGGACAGCGCTCCGGAGGGCGCCCGCCAGCGCACCTACACCTGGTCGGACCCGCTCATCGGCGCCGAAGCCGCGCGGCAACTCAGCGGCCTTGAGTACCTGCGGGGCATGGTGCGCGGCGCGTACCCCGGCCCGCCCATTGCCGACAGCCTCGACTTCGCCCTGGCCCGCGAGGAGGACATCGAAGACGGCCGGGTCACCTTCCGCATGACCCCCCGCGAGTTTCACTACAATCCGATCGGCAGCGTCCACGGCGGTGTGTTCGCCACCCTGCTCGACTCCGCGCTGGGCTGCGCCATTCACACCCGGCTTCCGGCGGGCGTGGGCTACACCACCCTGGAGCTCAAGGTCAACTACGTGCGGCCCCTGCTGGCCGGCATGGGCGAAGTCCGCGCGGTCGGCGAGGTCCTGAGCGTCTCCAGGCAGGTGGCCACCGCGCAGGCCCGCCTCCTGGACGCCAACGACAAACTGTACGCCCACGCCACCACCACCTGCCTGATCCTGCGCCCCCAGAAGAGCGCGCCGTGA
- a CDS encoding hotdog fold thioesterase, translating into MTPPDPFTEQARGALPDHLGIEILEAGGDRVVARMPVERRVHQPFGVLHGGASVALAETVASLGAHLSVAGQGMTAVGLEINANHLRAVRSGAVTATATPIHQGRTTQVWQIEITDEQGRAVCVSRCTLAVIAAPSPT; encoded by the coding sequence GTGACCCCCCCGGACCCCTTCACCGAACAGGCCCGCGGCGCCCTGCCGGACCACCTCGGCATTGAGATTCTCGAGGCGGGCGGCGACCGGGTGGTGGCCCGCATGCCTGTCGAGCGGCGCGTGCACCAGCCGTTCGGTGTCCTGCACGGCGGCGCGAGCGTGGCGCTCGCCGAAACGGTGGCCAGCCTGGGCGCGCACCTGAGTGTCGCCGGGCAGGGCATGACGGCCGTGGGGCTCGAGATCAACGCCAACCACCTGCGCGCCGTGCGCAGCGGCGCCGTGACCGCGACTGCCACGCCCATTCACCAGGGCCGCACGACGCAGGTCTGGCAGATTGAGATCACCGATGAGCAGGGCCGCGCGGTGTGCGTTTCCCGGTGCACCCTGGCGGTGATTGCGGCGCCCTCCCCCACCTGA